A part of Neoarius graeffei isolate fNeoGra1 chromosome 8, fNeoGra1.pri, whole genome shotgun sequence genomic DNA contains:
- the LOC132891016 gene encoding cytochrome P450 2D20-like isoform X1 has protein sequence MKNPLKDFEKLYDALPVVRSLPLPFKKAFDNFSRLKSLTANMINKHKTTRVPGKPRDFVDCYLDELDKRDSESTFSEEQLVAFVMNLHVAGTDTTSNTLLTAILYLMVHPDIQKRCQQEIDEVLEGKSEVSFEDRHNMPYIQAVIHECQRVANTVPLSVFHCTTRDTELMNYTIPKRTLIIPNLSSVLSEEGQWKFPHDFNPSNFLNEQGQFEKPEAFLPFSSGENSGVKRHWPRVCLGESLARMELFLFLVTLLRRFQFIWPEDAREPDFTPVFGLTITPKPYRMEVRLREPAREM, from the exons CTCTATGATGCACTTCCTGTGGTGAGGTCCTTGCCCCTTCCCTTTAAAAAAGCCTTTGATAACTTCAGCAGACTTAAAAGCTTGACAGCAAACATGATCAACAAGCACAAGACAACAAGAGTCCCAGGAAAACCAAGAGACTTTGTCGACTGCTATTTGGATGAGCTTGATAAG AGAGACAGTGAATCCACTTTCAGTGAAGAACAACTTGTGGCGTTTGTTATGAATCTGCATGTGGCTGGAACTGATACCACATCCAACACACTACTTACAGCGATTCTCTACCTCATGGTTCATCCAGACATCCAGA AGAGATGCCAGCAAGAGATAGATGAGGTTCTGGAGGGAAAATCTGAGGTATCATTCGAGGACAGACACAACATGCCGTACATACAAGCTGTGATTCATGAGTGTCAACGTGTCGCCAACACTGTGCCTCTGAGTGTGTTCCACTGTACCACAAGAGATACTGAACTGATGAACTATACCATCCCAAAG AGAACTCTGATCATTCCCAACCTGTCCTCAGTGTTGAGTGAAGAAGGCCAGTGGAAGTTTCCTCATGATTTTAATCCATCAAACTTCCTAAATGAACAGGGACAGTTTGAGAAGCCTGAGGCCTTCTTACCTTTTTCGTCTGGTGAGAACTCAGGAGTGAAAAGACACT GGCCTCGTGTATGTCTTGGTGAAAGTCTGGCTCGCATGGAGCTCTTCCTCTTCTTGGTTACTCTGCTGCGCCGCTTTCAGTTCATTTGGCCTGAAGATGCAAGAGAACCAGATTTCACTCCTGTGTTTGGGCTAACAATAACACCCAAACCGTACAGGATGGAAGTCAGGCTGAGAGAACCAGCTAGAGAAATGTAG
- the LOC132891016 gene encoding cytochrome P450 2D20-like isoform X2 → MKNPLKDFEKLYDALPVVRSLPLPFKKAFDNFSRLKSLTANMINKHKTTRVPGKPRDFVDCYLDELDKRDSESTFSEEQLVAFVMNLHVAGTDTTSNTLLTAILYLMVHPDIQKRCQQEIDEVLEGKSEVSFEDRHNMPYIQAVIHECQRVANTVPLSVFHCTTRDTELMNYTIPKRTLIIPNLSSVLSEEGQWKFPHDFNPSNFLNEQGQFEKPEAFLPFSSGPRVCLGESLARMELFLFLVTLLRRFQFIWPEDAREPDFTPVFGLTITPKPYRMEVRLREPAREM, encoded by the exons CTCTATGATGCACTTCCTGTGGTGAGGTCCTTGCCCCTTCCCTTTAAAAAAGCCTTTGATAACTTCAGCAGACTTAAAAGCTTGACAGCAAACATGATCAACAAGCACAAGACAACAAGAGTCCCAGGAAAACCAAGAGACTTTGTCGACTGCTATTTGGATGAGCTTGATAAG AGAGACAGTGAATCCACTTTCAGTGAAGAACAACTTGTGGCGTTTGTTATGAATCTGCATGTGGCTGGAACTGATACCACATCCAACACACTACTTACAGCGATTCTCTACCTCATGGTTCATCCAGACATCCAGA AGAGATGCCAGCAAGAGATAGATGAGGTTCTGGAGGGAAAATCTGAGGTATCATTCGAGGACAGACACAACATGCCGTACATACAAGCTGTGATTCATGAGTGTCAACGTGTCGCCAACACTGTGCCTCTGAGTGTGTTCCACTGTACCACAAGAGATACTGAACTGATGAACTATACCATCCCAAAG AGAACTCTGATCATTCCCAACCTGTCCTCAGTGTTGAGTGAAGAAGGCCAGTGGAAGTTTCCTCATGATTTTAATCCATCAAACTTCCTAAATGAACAGGGACAGTTTGAGAAGCCTGAGGCCTTCTTACCTTTTTCGTCTG GGCCTCGTGTATGTCTTGGTGAAAGTCTGGCTCGCATGGAGCTCTTCCTCTTCTTGGTTACTCTGCTGCGCCGCTTTCAGTTCATTTGGCCTGAAGATGCAAGAGAACCAGATTTCACTCCTGTGTTTGGGCTAACAATAACACCCAAACCGTACAGGATGGAAGTCAGGCTGAGAGAACCAGCTAGAGAAATGTAG